A genomic window from Quercus lobata isolate SW786 chromosome 10, ValleyOak3.0 Primary Assembly, whole genome shotgun sequence includes:
- the LOC115963381 gene encoding peptidyl-prolyl cis-trans isomerase CYP26-2, chloroplastic, whose amino-acid sequence MLSSPKFLQSSQFLHPPIAPSHPPQLQNIPTLTPFPIIKQCCKFSRRELAIGSSSSLLLLLGSQNLEPFLQSRAQAEENIADTNINEGQEENSNATPNCTNKNPTRKAFLDISIDGEPVGRIIIGLYGDDAPAGAARFSKLVSGAAGISYRRKEFIKIMPNYVQHGGVRSYGVDVELAKSTGSDLAAESLIDEWQRSYEKCPGTKNLAGTVSIIVRNPLKPPPKLKVVARKGKLEIDQEEVGIDPNGTEFVITTKDSPELDASALVVGKVLGGMEVVERIGQVKTVSENTSSPYFRVAKLIGDKRAVVAERGFNRPYSKVAVTNCGLIE is encoded by the exons ATGTTAAGCAGTCCTAAATTCTTGCAATCCTCTCAATTTCTTCATCCTCCAATAGCACCATCACATCCTCCACAACTTCAAAACATACCCACTCTCACACCTTTCCCCATCATCAAACAATGCTGCAAATTCTCACGGAGAGAGCTTGCAATTGGAAGCAGTTCTTCGTTGCTTCTCCTCTTGGGCTCTCAAAATCTTGAGCCATTCCTCCAGTCCAGGGCACAAGCTGAAGAAAACATAGCAGACACCAACATAAATGAAGGACAAGAGGAAAACTCAAACGCCACTCCCAATTGCACTAATAAAAACCCAACAAGGAAAGCATTCCTTGATATATCCATTGATGGAGAACCTGTTGGTCGCATCATCATCGGGCTATATGGGGATGATGCCCCGGCTGGAGCTGCTAGATTCAGCAAACTTGTCAGTGGAGCTGCTGGTATAAGCTACAGAAGAAAAGAGTTCATTAAAATCATGCCGAATTATGTTCAACATGGCGGAGTCAGATCCTATGGTGTGGATGTTGAACTTGCAAAGAGCACAGGAAGTGATTTGGCAGCTGAAAGTCTCATTGATGAATGGCAGAGATCATATGAGAAGTGTCCAGGGACAAAGAACCTGGCTGGAACTGTGAGCATCATTGTGAGGAATCCTTTAAAACCGCCTCCAAAATTGAAGGTGGTAGCACGGAAAGGGAAGCTGGAGATTGATCAAGAGGAGGTTGGAATAGACCCAAATGGGACAGAATTTGTGATTACCACCAAGGATTCTCCGGAGCTGGATGCATCAGCTTTAGTTGTTGGAAAAGTTTTGGGAGGAATGGAAGTTGTGGAGAGGATTGGACAGGTGAAGACTGTGAGTGAGAACACTAGTTCCCCGTATTTTAG GGTGGCCAAGCTGATAGGCGATAAGAGGGCTGTCGTGGCAGAAAGAGGCTTCAACCGTCCTTACTCAAAGGTGGCTGTCACAAATTGCGGCTTAATAGAGTAG